In the genome of Pseudomonas sp. P5_109, one region contains:
- a CDS encoding pyridoxal phosphate-dependent aminotransferase has protein sequence MAQPYSARSRAIEPFHVMALLARANELQAAGHDVIHLEIGEPDFTTAEPIIQAGQAALTAGKTRYTAARGIPELREAISGFYQQRYGLNIDPRRILITPGGSGALLLASALLVDPGKHWLLADPGYPCNRHFLRLVEGAAQLVPVGPDVRYQLTPGLIERHWDHDSVGALVASPANPTGTILTRDELAKLSVAIKERHGHLVVDEIYHGLTYGADAASVLEVDDSAFVLNSFSKYFGMTGWRLGWLVAPDAAVGELEKLAQNLYISAPSMAQYAALACFEPATISILEERRAEFGRRRDYLLPALRELGFGIAVEPEGAFYLYADISKFGGDAFAFCKHFLETEHVAFTPGLDFGRYQAGHHVRFAYTQNLERLQEAVERIARGLRSWQG, from the coding sequence ATGGCTCAGCCCTACAGTGCCCGCAGTCGTGCAATCGAACCTTTCCATGTCATGGCGCTGTTGGCGCGGGCCAATGAATTGCAGGCCGCCGGGCACGATGTGATCCACCTGGAAATCGGCGAGCCGGACTTCACCACCGCCGAACCTATCATCCAGGCCGGCCAGGCTGCACTGACAGCGGGGAAGACCCGTTACACCGCCGCGCGCGGCATTCCGGAGCTGCGCGAGGCTATTTCGGGCTTTTATCAGCAGCGTTATGGTTTGAACATCGACCCTCGACGCATTCTCATCACGCCCGGCGGGTCCGGCGCGTTGCTGCTGGCCAGCGCTTTGCTGGTCGACCCCGGTAAACACTGGCTGCTGGCGGACCCGGGCTATCCGTGCAACCGGCATTTCCTGCGGTTGGTCGAGGGTGCGGCGCAATTGGTGCCGGTCGGTCCGGATGTGCGGTATCAATTGACGCCAGGCCTGATCGAGCGTCATTGGGATCACGACAGCGTCGGTGCATTGGTGGCGTCGCCAGCCAATCCGACCGGCACGATCCTGACTCGCGACGAGCTGGCGAAGCTGTCTGTCGCGATCAAGGAGCGCCACGGTCATCTGGTGGTCGACGAGATTTACCACGGCCTGACTTACGGCGCTGATGCGGCCAGCGTGCTGGAAGTCGACGACAGTGCATTCGTCCTGAACAGTTTTTCGAAGTATTTCGGGATGACCGGGTGGCGGCTCGGATGGCTGGTGGCCCCTGACGCTGCCGTCGGTGAGCTGGAAAAACTCGCGCAGAATCTCTACATCAGTGCTCCAAGCATGGCGCAGTACGCGGCACTGGCCTGTTTCGAGCCGGCGACCATCAGCATTCTCGAAGAGCGTCGCGCCGAATTTGGCCGGCGTCGGGACTATCTGCTGCCGGCCTTGCGTGAGTTGGGCTTCGGCATTGCCGTGGAGCCGGAAGGGGCTTTCTACTTGTATGCCGATATCAGCAAGTTCGGCGGCGATGCCTTCGCGTTCTGTAAGCATTTTCTCGAAACCGAACATGTGGCATTCACCCCAGGGCTGGATTTCGGGCGTTATCAGGCCGGGCATCATGTGCGGTTCGCCTATACGCAAAATCTCGAGCGTTTGCAGGAGGCAGTCGAGCGCATTGCCCGTGGGTTGCGGAGCTGGCAAGGCTGA
- the sfsA gene encoding DNA/RNA nuclease SfsA — protein sequence MRFHPPLEEGRLIRRYKRFLADIETVGGELLTIHCPNTGSMLNCQVEGGQVWFSRSNDPKRKLPGTWEIGETPQGRLFCVNTARANGLVEEALRAGVITELNGFTGLKREVAYGQENSRIDFRLDYPDGPAYVEVKSVTLGFDGTAVAAFPDAVTQRGAKHLRELAHLARDGIRAVQLYCVCLTDIEAVRPAQEIDAVYAQALREAIACGVEVLAYGVRLSHEEMSVDRRLDVLPGV from the coding sequence ATGCGATTCCATCCTCCCCTCGAAGAAGGGCGCCTGATTCGACGTTACAAGCGCTTTCTCGCCGATATCGAAACCGTTGGCGGCGAGTTGCTGACGATTCACTGCCCGAACACCGGCTCGATGCTCAATTGCCAGGTCGAAGGCGGGCAGGTCTGGTTCAGTCGCTCCAACGACCCTAAACGCAAGTTGCCTGGCACCTGGGAGATCGGTGAAACCCCGCAAGGGCGGCTGTTTTGCGTGAACACCGCCCGGGCCAATGGATTGGTCGAAGAGGCGCTGCGAGCGGGCGTCATCACCGAACTTAACGGTTTTACCGGGCTCAAGCGCGAAGTGGCTTATGGCCAGGAAAACAGCCGCATCGATTTCCGCCTTGATTATCCCGATGGGCCGGCCTACGTCGAAGTCAAAAGCGTGACCCTGGGCTTTGACGGTACGGCGGTGGCGGCGTTTCCCGATGCGGTCACCCAGCGTGGCGCCAAGCATCTGCGGGAACTGGCCCACTTGGCCAGGGACGGTATTCGCGCGGTGCAGTTGTACTGTGTGTGTTTGACCGACATCGAGGCCGTGCGCCCGGCGCAGGAAATCGATGCGGTTTATGCACAGGCCTTGCGTGAGGCTATCGCCTGTGGGGTCGAGGTATTGGCTTACGGTGTGCGGTTGAGCCACGAAGAGATGTCGGTCGATCGGCGCCTGGATGTGTTGCCGGGTGTCTAA
- the dksA gene encoding RNA polymerase-binding protein DksA, whose amino-acid sequence MSTQAKQQNQTISGFEPYVQKVGEEYMGEPMRKHFTKVLNQWKKELMEGVDKTVDHMKDEAANFPDPADRASQEEEFALELRARDRERKLIKKIDKTLQLIEDEEYGWCESCGIEIGVKRLEARPTADLCIDCKTLAEIKEKQVGK is encoded by the coding sequence ATGTCCACCCAAGCAAAGCAGCAAAACCAGACGATCAGCGGCTTCGAGCCCTATGTTCAGAAAGTCGGTGAAGAGTACATGGGCGAGCCCATGCGCAAGCACTTCACCAAGGTCCTGAATCAGTGGAAAAAAGAGCTGATGGAAGGGGTCGACAAGACCGTGGACCACATGAAGGACGAAGCGGCCAACTTTCCTGACCCGGCAGACCGTGCCAGCCAGGAAGAGGAATTCGCCCTCGAACTGCGTGCCCGCGATCGTGAACGCAAGTTGATCAAGAAGATCGACAAGACACTTCAGTTGATCGAAGACGAAGAATACGGCTGGTGTGAATCCTGCGGCATCGAGATCGGCGTCAAACGCCTCGAAGCGCGTCCTACCGCTGACCTGTGCATCGACTGCAAGACCCTGGCGGAAATCAAGGAAAAGCAAGTCGGCAAATAA
- a CDS encoding Rieske (2Fe-2S) protein, translating into MKLLCKGAELVNDSSRGFDIDGQKLFAVRRSGQVYVYINRCPHRGVALEWHPDQFLDPSNSLIQCATHGALFLIEDGECVAGPCAGQSLSSVACREDEQGIWISL; encoded by the coding sequence ATGAAGTTGCTTTGCAAAGGTGCCGAGCTGGTCAATGACAGCAGCCGCGGTTTCGACATTGATGGCCAAAAGCTTTTTGCGGTGCGCCGCAGCGGCCAGGTATATGTCTACATCAATCGCTGCCCGCACCGGGGCGTCGCCCTGGAGTGGCATCCCGACCAATTTCTCGACCCCAGTAACAGCCTGATCCAGTGCGCCACCCATGGCGCACTGTTCCTGATCGAAGACGGCGAATGCGTCGCCGGCCCTTGCGCGGGGCAATCCTTGAGCAGCGTGGCTTGCCGCGAGGATGAACAAGGGATCTGGATCAGCCTTTAG